The proteins below come from a single Psychrobacter sp. PL19 genomic window:
- a CDS encoding chaperone modulator CbpM, which translates to MKHSPELTDIIMNLDELVSACGQDRQWVIALIEESVIEYDVPDSEQFSGYQLTTVRRASRLSRDFEASVPAIGLIIELLDELEQLRQFKRQWDAESSMIEVEISNLK; encoded by the coding sequence ATGAAACACTCGCCTGAATTAACCGACATTATCATGAACTTAGACGAACTGGTGTCTGCTTGTGGGCAGGATCGTCAATGGGTCATTGCTTTGATTGAAGAGAGCGTCATTGAATATGACGTGCCTGACAGCGAACAGTTTAGCGGCTATCAACTGACCACCGTTCGCCGCGCTTCTCGTTTGAGTCGCGACTTTGAAGCCAGCGTGCCAGCGATTGGTTTGATTATTGAGCTATTAGATGAGCTTGAGCAACTGCGTCAGTTCAAACGCCAATGGGACGCTGAGTCATCAATGATTGAAGTGGAAATTAGCAATTTAAAGTGA